In Labrus bergylta chromosome 6, fLabBer1.1, whole genome shotgun sequence, the following proteins share a genomic window:
- the LOC109986568 gene encoding regulator of G-protein signaling 5, with amino-acid sequence MCKGLASLPTCCLERAKELKARLGSIMQMPNWNLSSFKIGQNKPSLEECLRWKESFEKLLSSKYGLCAFTAFLVSEFSEENIAFYFACEDYRCTKSPAKLPVKAQKIYDEFIGNDAPREINIDHETRDLTKANMLALSSSCFDVAQHKIYMLMAKDCYPRFLRSPVYRDLVCQARPSTKATKQQEKKA; translated from the exons ATGTGCAAAGGATTAGCATCGCTGCCTACCTGCTGCTTGGAAAG GGCCAAGGAGCTGAAAGCAAGACTGGGAAGCATCATGCAGATGCCGAATTGGAATCTATCCAGCTTCAAGATTGGGCAAAATAA GCCATCCCTAGAGGAATGTCTTCGGTGGAAAGAGTCCTTTGAAAAGCTCCTGTCCAGCAAAT ATGGACTGTGTGCCTTCACAGCTTTCCTGGTATCCGAGTTCAGCGAGGAGAACATTGCTTTCTACTTTGCCTGTGAGGATTACAGGTGTACCAAGTCTCCTGCCAAACTACCAGTCAAAGCACAAAAGATCTATGATGAATTCATCGGCAATGATGCTCCCCGGGAG ATTAACATCGACCACGAAACACGCGACCTCACCAAAGCCAACATGCTGGCACTGTCATCGTCCTGCTTCGACGTGGCCCAGCACAAGATCTACATGCTCATGGCCAAAGACTGCTACCCACGCTTCCTCCGCTCTCCAGTCTACAGGGATCTAGTGTGCCAAGCCAGACCAAGCACCAAGGCCACCaagcagcaggagaagaaggCGTGA